GCACATCGAGGAGGGCTCGGATGTCCAACCCGCCTTCGGCGCGCGGGAGTCGGACGGTCTGGCCGTCATGGACGGGGGTGCTGTCGTCGGCGACGGCGATCAGGGTGGGCGCCGCGTCGTCGAGGACTCGGGCGCCCGGCGTGACGGCGGTGCCGTGGGTGTCGACGACGACCCGCAGCGGCTGTACGGCACCTTCGATGTCCCGCACGGCGAGGTGCGGGTCGTCGGCGCGCTGGGTGCCGGAGCCGACGACGACGGCGTCGCACTCGGCGCGCAGCCGGTGCACGTCGGCGCGGGACTCGGCGGAGGTGATCCAGCGGCTGGTGCCGTCGGCGGCGGCGATGCGGCCGTCGAGCGTGGCGGCGTACTTCCAGGTGACGTGCGGGCGGCCGAGCCGGACGGAGGTCAGCCAGGCGGCGTTCACCTCGGCGGCCTCGGCCTCCAGCAGGCCCTGTGCCACCGCGATTCCGGCCGTACGCAGGGTGTGCGCGCCGCCGGTCGCGGCCGGGTCGGGATCGCCGACCGCGTAGACGACACGGGTGACGCCCGCGTCGATGAGGGCCTGGGCGCACGGGCCTGTGCGGCCGGTGTGGTTGCAGGGTTCGAGGGTGACGAGGGCAGTGCCGCCGCGGGCCCGCTCGCCGGCCGCGCGCAGGGCGTGGACCTCGGCGTGGGGCCCTCCGGCGCGCTGGTGCCAGCCCTCGCCGACGCTCTCGCCCGCGGCGTCGAGGACGACGCAGCCGACGACGGGGTTGGGGCTGGTGGAGCCGAGGCCGCGGGCGGCCAGCGTGATGGCGCGCCGCATGGCGGCTGCTTCGGCTACGGCGGTGGCCACCGGGTCCTCCTGCCTCTTCGGGCACGGACTCCGGGGCGCTGTCGATGACGACAGAACGTACGGACGAC
The sequence above is a segment of the Streptomyces sp. Je 1-369 genome. Coding sequences within it:
- the ribD gene encoding bifunctional diaminohydroxyphosphoribosylaminopyrimidine deaminase/5-amino-6-(5-phosphoribosylamino)uracil reductase RibD; the protein is MATAVAEAAAMRRAITLAARGLGSTSPNPVVGCVVLDAAGESVGEGWHQRAGGPHAEVHALRAAGERARGGTALVTLEPCNHTGRTGPCAQALIDAGVTRVVYAVGDPDPAATGGAHTLRTAGIAVAQGLLEAEAAEVNAAWLTSVRLGRPHVTWKYAATLDGRIAAADGTSRWITSAESRADVHRLRAECDAVVVGSGTQRADDPHLAVRDIEGAVQPLRVVVDTHGTAVTPGARVLDDAAPTLIAVADDSTPVHDGQTVRLPRAEGGLDIRALLDVLHARGVRSVLLEGGPTLAGAFVAAGCVDRVVGYLAPVLLGAGPAALDGGGITTITKALRLDVSDTVRIGPDLRITATLVAKEH